In Acidimicrobiales bacterium, the following proteins share a genomic window:
- a CDS encoding HNH endonuclease produces MPKKAETHGVARPARGHSPRGRTAARGYGSAWQRLSEQVRRERPVCEECGIRWSQCVDHVVSLARGGTGEAGNLRALCWGCHSAKTVRCDGGLGRRGEGEAISGT; encoded by the coding sequence GCCCAAGAAGGCGGAGACGCACGGCGTAGCCAGGCCCGCGCGGGGCCACAGCCCGCGGGGGCGTACCGCCGCGCGCGGGTACGGCTCGGCGTGGCAGCGGCTCTCCGAGCAGGTGCGGCGGGAGCGGCCGGTCTGCGAGGAGTGCGGGATCCGGTGGTCGCAGTGCGTGGACCACGTCGTCAGCCTGGCCAGGGGCGGCACCGGCGAGGCCGGCAACCTGCGGGCGCTGTGCTGGGGCTGCCACTCGGCCAAGACGGTGCGGTGCGACGGCGGCCTCGGACGGCGGGGGGAGGGGGAGGCAATCTCTGGCACCAA